In Williamsoniiplasma luminosum, the genomic stretch ACTTGTCGCGAGTTTAAAAGGTGGTGTGTTAAAAGACAAGACACCCCTTGTTGGTGATATTGTTGAATTTGAAATGATTGATGAATATAAGATTATGATTGTCAAAATTGAGGAAAGAAAAACTGAATTATATCGCCCTAAAATTGCCAATGTTAATCAAGTAGGAATTGTCGCTTCTTTGAAAGAACCTAAATTAGATCATTATGTTTTATTAAAAATGATGGCTTATTTAAATTCTCAAAATATTGAAACATTCATCATTTTTACTAAAAAAGATTTACTATTAGAAGAAGATGAAATCATTAAAAATCAAATTACTTGATTTGAAAAATTAGGTATAGAAATGGTTATTTTAAATAATAAAGAAATACCAACAAAAGATTTTAAAAAATTAGAGCAAATTTTAAAAGACAAAATAACTGTTTTAACTGGTCAAACTGGAGCTGGGAAATCAACCACAATCAATCACTTTTTAGAATTTGAAGATCAAATAAAAACTCAAA encodes the following:
- the rsgA gene encoding ribosome small subunit-dependent GTPase A, yielding MNKGVIVKIGSNTSHVLAGEQILVASLKGGVLKDKTPLVGDIVEFEMIDEYKIMIVKIEERKTELYRPKIANVNQVGIVASLKEPKLDHYVLLKMMAYLNSQNIETFIIFTKKDLLLEEDEIIKNQITWFEKLGIEMVILNNKEIPTKDFKKLEQILKDKITVLTGQTGAGKSTTINHFLEFEDQIKTQTISKALNRGKHTTTSIQLYKLPQNILLADTPGFSSFEIKNISAELISSTFTPFQDMYYQCKFRNCLHVKEKGCYVKQALENNELAQFIYDDYKKIISEIKPKKETTTWKK